The following proteins come from a genomic window of Micavibrio aeruginosavorus EPB:
- a CDS encoding tetratricopeptide repeat protein, with the protein MAKNDILSNTYDSDLDDMVLDMMDDDDDILELQKPVRAPNAGRRILMSTVAVVALAGAGLGYLATAGAQQMEQVGGKIVTELSALDAADVDPVVPDVTMPDVTVLSRVDTVPVSIDGAADPAMTTILGALNAIEPASGGLGAAGVPNGPDDVPMPADELAPAPGVLPAPAPAPAPAPSPVDGFVSAEPPASAPEETPIIIDETVAAPAPDAPLTPEPVAQSAPEPTPEPIILGNDEPTPPMPDLTGLEGAPDTLSDTAAPPPSATISGRESASGVTENRVVAPAPAVENDVYYDSAPGVPTGPLSNTVGPRKVDPTMEPASTMVIVQKDYGSGEQEAMVVAAGRALDLGRYESALEMYDTLYKKNKSDIRILMGRAVAQQNVGYRELAIQSYEEVLKADPKNADAVINMMGILRDEYPSVALRRLLDLKERHPANSGLMAQIGMTYAAMGQTQDAVRSLNMAASMDPRNASHLYNLAILFDRAGDSSNAMKYYEQALETDAVYGGGRSIPRDQVYDRLSTLRAN; encoded by the coding sequence ATGGCTAAGAATGACATCCTGTCCAATACTTACGACTCCGATCTGGACGATATGGTTCTGGATATGATGGACGATGATGATGACATTCTCGAATTGCAAAAACCTGTGCGCGCACCGAACGCGGGGCGCAGAATTTTGATGTCGACGGTTGCCGTTGTTGCATTGGCTGGCGCGGGGCTGGGCTATCTGGCCACCGCTGGCGCGCAACAGATGGAGCAGGTGGGTGGTAAGATTGTCACCGAACTGTCCGCTCTCGATGCCGCTGATGTTGATCCGGTTGTGCCGGATGTGACGATGCCGGATGTCACTGTGCTGTCCCGTGTTGATACTGTGCCTGTGTCGATTGATGGTGCGGCGGATCCTGCCATGACGACGATACTGGGCGCACTGAATGCGATTGAACCGGCGAGTGGCGGCCTTGGGGCTGCCGGTGTGCCGAATGGCCCGGACGACGTGCCGATGCCCGCGGATGAATTGGCCCCGGCGCCGGGTGTATTGCCGGCCCCTGCACCTGCACCGGCTCCTGCGCCGTCTCCGGTTGATGGTTTTGTTTCGGCGGAACCTCCGGCCTCTGCGCCTGAAGAAACGCCGATTATTATTGATGAAACGGTTGCCGCTCCTGCGCCGGACGCGCCGTTGACGCCGGAGCCTGTTGCGCAATCTGCGCCAGAGCCAACGCCGGAGCCTATTATTCTCGGCAATGATGAGCCGACACCACCCATGCCGGATTTGACCGGATTGGAAGGGGCACCGGACACGCTGTCCGATACGGCGGCACCGCCACCCTCTGCAACCATATCCGGACGTGAATCGGCGAGTGGTGTAACGGAAAACCGTGTCGTGGCTCCGGCCCCGGCGGTTGAAAATGATGTGTATTACGATTCTGCGCCGGGCGTTCCGACGGGACCGCTGTCCAATACGGTTGGCCCGCGCAAGGTCGACCCGACGATGGAGCCGGCATCGACCATGGTGATTGTGCAGAAGGATTACGGTTCCGGTGAGCAGGAGGCGATGGTCGTTGCCGCTGGCCGTGCGCTGGATCTGGGGCGCTATGAATCCGCGCTGGAAATGTACGACACGCTGTACAAAAAGAATAAGAGCGATATCCGCATCCTGATGGGCCGTGCCGTGGCGCAACAGAATGTCGGTTACCGCGAGCTGGCCATTCAAAGCTATGAAGAAGTTTTGAAGGCCGATCCAAAAAATGCCGATGCCGTCATCAACATGATGGGCATTTTGCGTGACGAATATCCGTCTGTTGCTTTACGTCGTTTGCTGGATTTGAAGGAGCGTCATCCCGCGAACTCCGGCCTGATGGCGCAAATTGGCATGACCTATGCCGCCATGGGACAGACCCAGGATGCCGTACGGTCCCTGAACATGGCCGCCAGCATGGACCCGCGCAATGCGTCGCACCTGTATAATCTGGCCATCCTGTTTGACCGGGCCGGGGATTCATCGAATGCCATGAAGTATTATGAGCAGGCGCTGGAAACCGATGCGGTCTATGGTGGCGGGCGTTCCATTCCGCGGGATCAGGTGTATGACCGTTTGTCGACCTTGCGGGCGAACTAA
- a CDS encoding type II and III secretion system family protein: MPVNSRTLRSFGRLSMMIVGTSATALMLGGCDLTRNYLKADRSTNMEFQDYRDALAPRINEESDEAKAAKVAQNNIPDLMPYVAAPSKNLKPMPLVSISVNQTVPLRDALYQLAEQAGYDLELDPNITGSVIFTARERPLDSVIQRISEIAGLRYSFDDDVLRVELDKPYHKTYKIDYLSYIRKSESGISNDISVVSGGTASTGSKFAASSSSEADFWGELSTNLQQILGVTTTAASLMTASDPTITAAASNPAPVAPATTTDANGNPVVQVQAPQAVLNVTSLPTTQTDPNSGMSAGEGGGAEPSFAINKQAGIVSIYANDRQHAQIRDYLTELRSSVTSQVLIEAKILEVSLTDEFATGINWNLLEGMIGEWSLGFDVTAAGGLIRPDFAEATNPVSNFVMGYAGNDVEAVIQAISRFGTVRALSSPRLTVLNNQSAVLNVADNRVYFELDIDVTTQDNNTQTTIDSEIKSVPEGVLINVIPSIDTETKTISMAVRPTVTRIVDQVADPAVAFTVANNNLATNIQSLIPVVNIQEMDSVVRAHSGQPLIMGGLMEDRTQSTQQGVPVLSEIPLFGSAFRNQVDNIQKTELVIFLKATIIDGSGISPIDRDLYRQFSGDRRPDNI; this comes from the coding sequence ATGCCTGTCAATTCACGCACCCTTCGTTCTTTCGGTCGCTTGTCCATGATGATCGTCGGCACATCTGCCACGGCCTTGATGCTGGGCGGCTGCGACCTGACGCGCAATTATCTGAAGGCTGATCGCAGCACCAATATGGAGTTCCAGGATTATCGTGACGCGCTCGCCCCGCGCATTAACGAGGAAAGCGACGAAGCCAAGGCTGCCAAGGTCGCGCAAAACAATATTCCCGATTTGATGCCGTATGTGGCCGCGCCGTCGAAGAACCTGAAGCCGATGCCGCTGGTCTCCATCTCGGTCAACCAGACGGTACCGCTGCGCGATGCGCTGTATCAATTGGCGGAGCAGGCGGGATATGACCTGGAACTGGACCCGAACATCACCGGTTCGGTTATTTTCACGGCGCGTGAACGTCCGCTGGATTCCGTGATCCAGCGTATTTCCGAGATTGCCGGTCTGCGCTACAGCTTTGATGATGATGTCCTGCGCGTTGAATTGGACAAGCCGTATCACAAAACATACAAAATCGATTACCTCAGCTATATCCGCAAAAGCGAAAGCGGGATCAGCAACGACATTTCCGTTGTGTCCGGCGGTACGGCCAGCACAGGATCGAAATTCGCCGCCAGTTCGTCCAGCGAAGCGGACTTCTGGGGTGAGCTCAGCACCAACTTGCAACAAATTCTCGGCGTGACCACGACGGCCGCCAGCCTGATGACCGCGTCGGACCCGACCATTACCGCGGCGGCCTCCAACCCGGCTCCGGTTGCTCCGGCAACGACGACCGATGCCAATGGTAACCCGGTTGTACAGGTTCAGGCCCCGCAGGCCGTATTGAACGTGACATCCCTGCCGACGACGCAGACCGACCCGAACAGCGGCATGTCCGCGGGTGAGGGTGGCGGTGCGGAGCCCAGCTTTGCCATCAACAAACAGGCCGGTATCGTTTCCATCTATGCGAACGACCGCCAGCATGCGCAAATTCGTGATTACCTGACTGAGCTGCGTTCGTCGGTTACGTCACAGGTTTTGATCGAAGCCAAAATTCTGGAAGTGTCCCTGACGGATGAGTTTGCAACGGGCATTAACTGGAACCTGCTGGAAGGGATGATTGGCGAATGGTCGTTGGGCTTTGATGTAACCGCGGCGGGTGGTTTGATCCGTCCGGATTTTGCCGAAGCCACCAACCCGGTATCCAACTTCGTTATGGGCTATGCCGGTAACGACGTCGAAGCCGTTATTCAGGCCATTTCCCGTTTCGGAACCGTGCGTGCATTGTCAAGCCCGCGTCTGACCGTTTTGAACAACCAATCGGCGGTTTTGAACGTGGCGGATAACCGCGTGTATTTCGAACTGGACATCGACGTTACGACCCAGGACAACAACACCCAGACCACAATCGACAGCGAGATCAAGAGCGTACCGGAAGGTGTTCTGATCAACGTTATTCCGTCGATCGATACCGAAACCAAAACCATTTCCATGGCGGTGCGTCCGACGGTTACGCGTATTGTTGATCAGGTGGCGGACCCGGCGGTGGCCTTTACCGTGGCGAACAACAACCTGGCCACCAACATTCAATCGCTGATCCCGGTTGTGAACATTCAGGAAATGGATTCCGTTGTTCGTGCCCATTCCGGCCAGCCTTTGATTATGGGTGGTTTGATGGAAGATCGTACACAAAGCACGCAACAGGGTGTTCCGGTTCTGTCCGAAATCCCGTTGTTTGGTAGCGCGTTCCGCAACCAGGTGGACAATATCCAGAAAACCGAGCTCGTGATCTTCCTGAAGGCCACCATTATTGATGGCAGCGGCATTTCCCCGATTGATCGCGATCTGTATCGTCAGTTCTCCGGTGACCGTCGCCCGGACAATATCTAG
- a CDS encoding type II secretion system protein, whose amino-acid sequence MTKSIHTTNRSQAGFTLVELAVVMIIIGLLIGGVLKGQELINNAQIAATVAQVKATDAAVTTFRDKYNAIPGDMLSPGTRLPNCTTTGSCSSAGNGDGRLANNPSTLPTNAEGARFFVHMAAADVYSGVNPDGGASWGGIYPAAKIGGGFFAGYSTGAAADFVANGTNAMGGHYLTLTQLVANAAAGTGAVSPSQAFRIDTKIDDGNPTAGSVRAFGTGCLTGTTYDERSAQIACGLQLRIQG is encoded by the coding sequence ATGACTAAATCTATTCACACGACCAACCGGTCCCAGGCGGGCTTTACGCTCGTCGAACTGGCCGTGGTCATGATCATCATCGGTCTGCTGATCGGTGGGGTTCTGAAAGGCCAGGAGTTGATTAACAATGCGCAGATTGCCGCTACTGTTGCGCAGGTTAAGGCGACCGATGCTGCGGTTACAACCTTCCGAGATAAATATAACGCCATACCGGGCGATATGTTGAGCCCGGGCACACGGTTGCCGAATTGCACGACGACTGGTAGCTGTAGTTCAGCCGGGAACGGTGATGGTCGTCTTGCAAACAATCCGAGTACTTTGCCAACCAATGCTGAAGGTGCCCGATTCTTTGTGCACATGGCTGCTGCAGATGTATACAGTGGTGTGAACCCTGATGGCGGTGCCTCTTGGGGGGGAATCTATCCGGCTGCTAAAATCGGTGGTGGTTTCTTTGCTGGATACAGCACCGGAGCTGCGGCTGATTTCGTTGCAAACGGAACTAACGCCATGGGCGGGCACTATTTAACTCTTACCCAGTTGGTTGCAAACGCGGCTGCAGGAACGGGTGCTGTTAGCCCAAGCCAAGCTTTCCGCATTGATACAAAAATTGATGACGGTAACCCTACGGCAGGATCTGTTCGTGCTTTTGGTACAGGTTGCTTGACGGGGACCACGTATGATGAGCGCTCTGCTCAAATTGCTTGCGGTCTGCAATTGCGCATCCAAGGCTAA
- a CDS encoding PilT/PilU family type 4a pilus ATPase, protein MTAPLILQYFQSMNDKGASDLYLTVGFPPALRIEQTLLNLRDTPITVDELNEIIGSIFTSRQRRDFEAHMELNTSLDVGKFGRYRVNALRQRQFPALVIRRIISKIPSFSELRLPENLAHLAMERRGLILVTGMTGSGKSTTLASMIDYRNSREQGHIITIEDPIEYFHEHKKSVITQREIGVDTESFSVALKNALRQRPDVILVGEVRDREVMEQALTAAETGHLCLATLHTNNTYQSIERIVNLFPEDYHAQIRLNLSMNLRGIVSQRLVPAIGGGMVVAIEVMLNQGLIRDLIHKGEITKIKDVMEQNNPIGMCTFDQSLLRLFADGLIAEETAITQADLPGDMKIRIQQVKMGKSGGDAFKSIDTSSIKLSD, encoded by the coding sequence TTGACCGCGCCTTTAATCCTTCAGTACTTCCAGTCGATGAACGACAAGGGGGCGAGTGACCTCTACCTGACGGTTGGGTTCCCGCCGGCGTTGCGGATTGAGCAAACTCTGCTCAATCTGCGTGACACGCCCATCACGGTGGATGAACTGAATGAGATTATCGGGTCGATTTTTACCAGCCGCCAGCGCCGTGATTTTGAAGCGCATATGGAGCTGAACACATCGTTGGATGTGGGGAAGTTTGGGCGTTACCGCGTCAATGCCCTGCGCCAGCGTCAGTTTCCGGCTTTGGTTATTCGTCGAATTATTTCGAAAATTCCGAGCTTTAGTGAGCTTCGTTTACCTGAAAACTTAGCCCATCTGGCGATGGAACGTCGCGGCCTGATCCTTGTGACCGGGATGACGGGGTCGGGTAAATCGACCACGCTGGCGTCAATGATTGATTATCGCAACAGTCGCGAGCAGGGGCATATTATTACGATCGAGGACCCGATCGAATATTTCCACGAACACAAAAAATCCGTGATTACCCAGCGTGAAATCGGCGTGGATACGGAATCTTTCTCCGTCGCGTTGAAGAACGCGCTGCGCCAGCGCCCGGATGTTATTCTGGTGGGTGAGGTGCGCGACCGTGAGGTGATGGAGCAGGCCTTGACCGCCGCCGAAACGGGGCACCTGTGCCTGGCAACGTTACACACGAACAACACCTATCAATCCATTGAACGGATTGTGAATTTGTTCCCCGAAGATTACCACGCACAAATCCGCCTGAACCTGTCCATGAATTTGCGCGGTATTGTCTCCCAGCGTCTGGTTCCGGCCATTGGCGGGGGCATGGTTGTGGCGATTGAGGTGATGTTGAACCAGGGTCTGATCCGCGATCTGATCCATAAGGGTGAGATTACGAAAATCAAAGACGTGATGGAGCAGAACAATCCCATCGGTATGTGCACGTTCGACCAATCCTTGCTCCGCCTGTTTGCTGACGGATTGATCGCCGAGGAAACGGCCATCACCCAGGCTGATCTGCCTGGCGATATGAAGATCCGTATCCAGCAGGTGAAGATGGGCAAGAGCGGCGGCGATGCCTTTAAATCCATTGATACATCGTCGATTAAGTTGTCTGACTGA
- a CDS encoding type IV pilus twitching motility protein PilT: MDILQLLRFTIQNNASDLHLSPTNPPVIRVNGEMKRIKADPLQSDDIRTMLYSVMNEDQRADFERELELDFAIAYGEKARFRVNAFTTRNGTAAVFRSIPSLIPTMEELELPPIIRRFAELEKGLVLVTGPTGSGKSTTLASIINYINENHASHIITVEDPVEFFHASKKAVVNHREIGTDTKSFSKALRSSLREDPDVILVGEMRDYETISLALTAAETGHLVFGTLHSNTAAKTIDRIIDVFPSGDKEMVRAMLASSLQGVVAQSLLKRADGSGRVGAFEILVGTNAVRNLIRENQIAQLYSMIQTGSRYGMTTLEDSVNALLEQGVIDKDEARRALLKTTEDEGARDEDSVAASLGGGKMSETMTRKQAAVGRAPGAQPRKPGEDDTGEGYTF; this comes from the coding sequence TTGGATATTCTTCAGCTTTTGCGCTTTACGATTCAGAACAATGCGTCTGACTTGCACTTGAGTCCGACCAACCCGCCGGTTATCCGGGTGAACGGGGAGATGAAGCGGATCAAGGCCGATCCGCTGCAAAGTGATGACATTCGCACCATGCTCTATTCCGTGATGAACGAGGATCAGCGCGCCGATTTCGAACGCGAGCTGGAGCTGGATTTCGCTATTGCCTACGGTGAAAAGGCTCGTTTCCGTGTGAACGCCTTTACCACCCGAAACGGCACGGCCGCCGTTTTCCGTTCCATTCCGTCATTGATTCCGACGATGGAAGAGCTGGAATTGCCGCCGATCATCCGCCGTTTTGCCGAGCTGGAAAAGGGGCTGGTTCTGGTGACCGGTCCGACGGGGTCGGGTAAATCGACCACGCTGGCCTCGATCATCAACTATATTAACGAAAATCACGCCAGCCACATTATTACGGTCGAAGACCCGGTCGAATTTTTCCATGCCTCGAAAAAGGCGGTGGTGAACCATCGTGAAATCGGCACCGATACCAAATCATTCTCCAAGGCTTTGCGCAGTTCGTTGCGTGAAGACCCGGACGTTATTCTGGTGGGGGAGATGCGGGATTATGAAACGATCTCTCTGGCTCTGACCGCGGCGGAAACCGGGCACTTGGTGTTTGGTACGCTGCACTCGAACACGGCGGCCAAGACGATTGACCGTATCATTGACGTGTTCCCATCGGGGGACAAGGAAATGGTTCGCGCCATGTTGGCCAGTTCGTTGCAGGGCGTTGTGGCCCAATCGCTGTTGAAACGGGCGGATGGATCGGGCCGGGTCGGCGCGTTTGAAATTCTGGTTGGTACCAACGCTGTGCGAAACCTGATCCGTGAAAACCAGATCGCCCAGCTTTATTCCATGATCCAGACCGGATCGCGTTACGGGATGACCACGTTGGAAGATTCTGTGAACGCTTTGCTGGAGCAGGGTGTGATTGACAAGGACGAGGCGCGCCGCGCCTTGCTGAAAACCACCGAAGACGAAGGGGCGCGCGATGAAGACAGTGTGGCGGCCTCGTTGGGTGGGGGTAAAATGTCCGAGACCATGACTCGGAAGCAGGCGGCCGTCGGTCGCGCCCCGGGGGCGCAGCCGCGCAAGCCGGGTGAGGATGATACGGGCGAGGGCTATACATTTTGA
- a CDS encoding ABC transporter ATP-binding protein: protein MTIPSDSSHSVPALRLSGVTMAYGARDVVHSITLDVAQGETFGLIGLNGAGKTTLIKGILGLRDHRTGDILINGHDRLVGEAKKSLAYLPEKFEPPWFLRGAEFIKFSMRLYGKVFNLDEARALADHLGLNPDVLGHRVQTYSKGMRQKLGLMATLMTGAELSILDEPMSGLDPRARAAVKDALLQTKAQGRAIFLSSHILADMDEICDRVAVLHDGVLVYIGPPAGLRDRAGVDNLERAFLKVIDTPSAAA, encoded by the coding sequence ATGACGATTCCATCTGATTCATCACATTCTGTTCCCGCATTGCGTTTGTCTGGCGTCACCATGGCCTATGGTGCGCGCGATGTTGTGCATTCCATCACGCTTGATGTGGCGCAGGGGGAGACATTTGGTCTGATTGGTTTGAATGGCGCGGGCAAGACAACGTTGATCAAGGGGATTCTTGGTCTGCGTGACCACCGCACCGGCGATATTCTGATCAACGGTCATGACCGTCTGGTGGGCGAGGCGAAGAAGAGCCTGGCATACCTGCCAGAAAAATTTGAGCCGCCATGGTTTTTACGCGGAGCCGAATTTATAAAATTTTCCATGCGGTTATACGGCAAAGTTTTTAATTTAGATGAAGCGCGTGCGCTGGCCGATCATCTGGGGCTGAACCCCGATGTTCTGGGGCATCGTGTGCAAACCTATTCCAAGGGCATGCGGCAGAAGCTGGGGCTGATGGCAACCTTGATGACCGGCGCGGAGTTATCGATTCTCGATGAGCCGATGAGCGGTCTTGATCCGCGCGCCCGCGCGGCGGTGAAGGATGCATTATTGCAAACCAAGGCACAGGGGCGGGCGATTTTCTTAAGTTCCCATATTCTTGCGGATATGGATGAAATTTGTGATCGCGTTGCGGTTTTACACGATGGTGTTCTGGTTTATATCGGCCCGCCCGCGGGTTTGCGTGATCGGGCCGGGGTGGATAACCTGGAACGGGCGTTTTTGAAGGTGATTGATACGCCTTCTGCCGCGGCCTGA
- a CDS encoding prepilin peptidase, protein MTGVDARTALEILFVLMFGLCCGSFATALIWRIPRGVSWIFANKGAARSACPHCQTPLTLWDLIPVFSWVFLRGRCRHCHKPIGWIYPTIELSTVLLCCGVYALWGYNAPGGIVMLTIPFLVALFVIDLRHFILPAQLNALAALLGVVYQFILGGVHGAGFAILSGLVWGVCAFALGFLMKKILKKEALGLGDVKFFAVVGVWLPVALAPAFLMWSGVLGVGLALIWKITGRGAVFPFGPALIAAFALCLALTRVDLGLDHGLSFARLSY, encoded by the coding sequence ATGACCGGTGTGGATGCGCGCACCGCGCTTGAAATCCTTTTTGTGTTGATGTTCGGGTTATGCTGCGGCAGCTTTGCCACGGCTTTGATCTGGCGTATTCCGCGTGGTGTGTCGTGGATATTTGCGAATAAAGGGGCGGCGCGCTCGGCCTGTCCGCATTGCCAAACACCGTTGACCCTGTGGGATTTGATCCCGGTTTTTTCATGGGTGTTTTTGCGTGGACGGTGCCGTCATTGTCACAAGCCGATTGGCTGGATATATCCGACGATTGAACTATCGACCGTGCTGTTGTGCTGCGGCGTGTATGCGCTGTGGGGCTATAACGCGCCGGGCGGGATTGTCATGCTGACCATTCCGTTTTTGGTGGCGTTGTTTGTCATTGATTTGCGCCATTTCATTTTACCCGCTCAACTCAATGCGTTAGCTGCCCTTCTTGGGGTTGTTTATCAATTTATTCTGGGTGGCGTTCATGGTGCGGGATTTGCGATCCTGTCGGGTCTTGTCTGGGGCGTGTGTGCTTTTGCGCTTGGTTTTTTGATGAAGAAAATTCTGAAGAAAGAGGCGTTGGGGCTTGGGGATGTTAAGTTTTTTGCTGTCGTGGGTGTGTGGCTCCCGGTGGCATTGGCACCCGCGTTCCTGATGTGGTCTGGGGTGCTGGGGGTTGGGTTGGCTTTGATCTGGAAAATAACGGGACGTGGGGCGGTTTTCCCCTTTGGCCCGGCCCTGATCGCGGCTTTTGCCCTGTGTCTGGCGCTGACCCGCGTGGATCTGGGGCTGGATCATGGCCTGTCTTTTGCCCGGTTGTCGTATTGA
- a CDS encoding helix-turn-helix transcriptional regulator: protein MDLESLKFTIPEILSLIGLVQCVYVLVYMAFRSGSWVRAAIPFVYFFVLACAFLSGFATRFIGGSIPHFTTIQWALWYMGPPLSVLLMIQIARMSELPRWFNFFVLLLVPVALAVSVFAASLDSECKPLDECATYGDWLTVTGLLAGAISMAVMWAQRAILQQMQTQPGGADRYWLVLMLVFTNLFFLTTMLLALTPVLGMDDAVVIRTIWGLGFVYLAGTSLFRIYPQALKLVARGEAKGAGDLSGADRDLAQKIDQLLTMEKVYHEPTYGRAHLARELGVSETAISRVVNLHFGKTLPQILNERRVADAKILLRDTKAPVKTVAEEVGFNSIASFNRVFKEIEGVTPGQFRDKV, encoded by the coding sequence ATGGATCTGGAGTCGTTGAAATTCACCATTCCCGAAATCCTGTCCTTGATTGGACTGGTGCAGTGCGTTTACGTTCTGGTGTACATGGCGTTTCGTTCGGGAAGCTGGGTGCGGGCGGCCATTCCGTTTGTTTATTTCTTTGTTCTGGCTTGTGCGTTTTTATCCGGCTTTGCGACGCGCTTTATCGGCGGGTCTATTCCGCATTTCACAACCATTCAATGGGCGCTGTGGTACATGGGGCCGCCTTTGTCCGTCCTGCTGATGATCCAGATTGCGCGTATGTCGGAATTGCCGCGCTGGTTCAATTTTTTTGTTTTACTGCTGGTGCCCGTGGCGTTGGCCGTGTCCGTGTTTGCGGCGTCGCTGGATTCCGAATGCAAACCGTTGGATGAATGCGCAACGTATGGCGACTGGCTGACCGTGACCGGGTTGCTGGCGGGGGCGATCAGTATGGCGGTCATGTGGGCGCAACGGGCGATTTTGCAACAAATGCAAACCCAGCCGGGCGGGGCGGATCGGTACTGGCTGGTGCTGATGCTGGTGTTTACCAACCTGTTTTTCCTCACCACCATGCTGCTGGCCCTGACCCCGGTTCTGGGGATGGATGACGCGGTGGTGATCCGGACCATCTGGGGGCTGGGGTTTGTCTATCTGGCGGGGACCAGCCTGTTTCGCATTTACCCGCAAGCCTTGAAACTGGTCGCGCGGGGCGAGGCCAAGGGGGCGGGGGATTTGTCTGGCGCGGACCGGGATCTGGCGCAAAAGATTGACCAGTTGTTAACCATGGAGAAAGTCTACCACGAACCGACCTATGGCCGCGCCCATCTGGCCCGGGAATTGGGGGTATCGGAAACGGCGATTTCCCGCGTGGTCAACCTGCATTTCGGCAAAACTCTGCCGCAGATTTTGAACGAACGCCGCGTGGCGGATGCCAAAATCCTGCTCCGCGATACCAAAGCCCCGGTCAAAACCGTGGCGGAGGAGGTGGGTTTTAACTCCATCGCATCCTTTAACCGGGTGTTTAAAGAGATCGAAGGCGTGACGCCGGGGCAGTTTAGGGACAAAGTTTAG
- the leuB gene encoding 3-isopropylmalate dehydrogenase yields MTKHSVVILPGDGIGPEVMGEVAKIIHFLNETGETDIAITDDCIGGAAIDKHGVPLADSTLDQCRGADCVLLGAVGGPKWDKVDYNIRPEAGLLKLRKELELFANLRPAIVFDALVGASTLKEDIVRGLDILIVRELTGGVYFGEPRGITDLGNGQRRGVNTQVYTTSEIHRVGRVAFELARKRGNKVTSCEKANVMESGKLWREDITALHTSDYSDVTLEHMYADNCAMQLLRNPRQFDVIVTDNLFGDILSDEAAMLTGSLGMLPSASLGARDAHGKQPALYEPVHGSAPDIAGQGKANPLAAILSFAMALRYSFDRGDLADALEASVQSVLNAGTRTADIAEKTSKTVTTSQMGDAVITAFESALKRKAA; encoded by the coding sequence ATGACCAAACATTCTGTCGTAATCCTGCCCGGTGACGGCATTGGCCCGGAAGTGATGGGCGAAGTGGCAAAGATCATCCATTTCCTGAATGAAACCGGCGAAACCGATATCGCCATTACGGATGATTGCATCGGTGGTGCGGCCATTGATAAACACGGTGTTCCACTGGCGGACAGCACGCTGGATCAATGCCGGGGGGCCGATTGCGTCCTGCTCGGTGCCGTGGGTGGGCCGAAATGGGACAAGGTGGATTACAATATCCGCCCGGAAGCAGGTTTGCTGAAACTGCGCAAAGAATTGGAGCTGTTCGCCAATTTGCGCCCGGCAATTGTGTTTGATGCGCTGGTCGGGGCCTCCACGTTGAAGGAAGATATCGTGCGCGGGCTGGATATATTGATCGTGCGGGAATTGACCGGCGGCGTGTATTTCGGTGAACCGCGCGGCATTACCGATTTGGGCAACGGGCAACGCCGCGGCGTCAACACCCAAGTGTATACCACATCCGAAATCCACCGCGTGGGCCGCGTGGCCTTTGAACTGGCCCGCAAACGTGGAAACAAGGTGACATCATGCGAAAAGGCCAACGTGATGGAATCCGGTAAATTGTGGCGCGAGGATATCACCGCCCTGCATACGTCCGATTACAGCGATGTGACGTTGGAGCATATGTACGCCGATAACTGCGCCATGCAACTCCTGCGCAACCCGCGCCAGTTTGATGTGATCGTCACCGACAATCTGTTCGGCGATATTTTATCGGACGAAGCCGCGATGCTGACCGGGTCGCTGGGCATGTTGCCCTCGGCGTCCCTCGGCGCACGCGATGCGCATGGCAAACAACCGGCCTTGTACGAACCCGTTCACGGGTCCGCCCCGGACATTGCGGGCCAAGGCAAAGCCAACCCGCTGGCCGCGATCTTGTCGTTTGCGATGGCATTGCGCTATTCGTTTGATCGCGGCGATCTGGCCGATGCGTTGGAAGCATCAGTGCAATCCGTCCTGAACGCCGGAACCCGCACGGCGGACATCGCGGAGAAAACCAGCAAGACCGTAACGACATCGCAGATGGGCGATGCGGTCATCACCGCGTTTGAAAGCGCATTGAAACGCAAAGCGGCCTAA